A DNA window from Zonotrichia leucophrys gambelii isolate GWCS_2022_RI chromosome 15, RI_Zleu_2.0, whole genome shotgun sequence contains the following coding sequences:
- the RAB35 gene encoding ras-related protein Rab-35 isoform X1, which yields MARDYDHLFKLLIIGDSGVGKSSLLLRFADNTFSGSYITTIGVDFKIRTVEINGEKVKLQIWDTAGQERFRTITSTYYRGTHGVIVVYDVTSAESFVNVKRWLHEINQNCDDVCRILVGNKNDDPDRKVVETEDAYKFAGQMEIQLFETSAKENINVEEMFNCITELVLRAKKENLAKQQQQQQNDVVKLTKNSKRKKRCC from the exons GTGTGGGCAAGAGCAGTTTGCTGTTACGTTTTGCAGATAATACCTTCTCAG GCAGCTACATCACCACCATTGGGGTGGATTTTAAAATCCGGACAGTTGAGATCAATGGAGAGAAGGTGAAACTCCAGATCTGGGACACAGCTGGCCAAGAACGCTTCCGGACCATTACATCAAC GTATTACAGAGGAACACACGGGGTCATCGTTGTCTACGACGTAACGAGCGCAGAATCTTTTGTGAATGTAAAACGGTGGTTGCATGAAATTAATCAAAACTGTGATGATGTCTGCAGGATACTTG tGGGTAATAAGAATGATGACCCAGACCGAAAAGTGGTAGAAACAGAAGATGCCTATAAATTTGCTGGGCAGATGGAGATCCAATTGTTTGAGACCAGCgccaaagaaaatattaatgtgGAAGAG ATGTTTAATTGCATTACAGAGCTTGTCCTGCGAGCAAAGAAAGAGAACTTAGcaaagcagcaacagcagcaacagaaCGATGTGGTGAAGCTAACGAAGAACAGTAAAAGGAAGAAGCGGTGCTGCTAa
- the RAB35 gene encoding ras-related protein Rab-35 isoform X2, whose translation MGKKTAGVGKSSLLLRFADNTFSGSYITTIGVDFKIRTVEINGEKVKLQIWDTAGQERFRTITSTYYRGTHGVIVVYDVTSAESFVNVKRWLHEINQNCDDVCRILVGNKNDDPDRKVVETEDAYKFAGQMEIQLFETSAKENINVEEMFNCITELVLRAKKENLAKQQQQQQNDVVKLTKNSKRKKRCC comes from the exons GTGTGGGCAAGAGCAGTTTGCTGTTACGTTTTGCAGATAATACCTTCTCAG GCAGCTACATCACCACCATTGGGGTGGATTTTAAAATCCGGACAGTTGAGATCAATGGAGAGAAGGTGAAACTCCAGATCTGGGACACAGCTGGCCAAGAACGCTTCCGGACCATTACATCAAC GTATTACAGAGGAACACACGGGGTCATCGTTGTCTACGACGTAACGAGCGCAGAATCTTTTGTGAATGTAAAACGGTGGTTGCATGAAATTAATCAAAACTGTGATGATGTCTGCAGGATACTTG tGGGTAATAAGAATGATGACCCAGACCGAAAAGTGGTAGAAACAGAAGATGCCTATAAATTTGCTGGGCAGATGGAGATCCAATTGTTTGAGACCAGCgccaaagaaaatattaatgtgGAAGAG ATGTTTAATTGCATTACAGAGCTTGTCCTGCGAGCAAAGAAAGAGAACTTAGcaaagcagcaacagcagcaacagaaCGATGTGGTGAAGCTAACGAAGAACAGTAAAAGGAAGAAGCGGTGCTGCTAa